The Mangifera indica cultivar Alphonso chromosome 8, CATAS_Mindica_2.1, whole genome shotgun sequence genome has a window encoding:
- the LOC123223694 gene encoding vesicle-associated protein 1-2-like, which translates to MNIGELLGIEPQELQFPFELRKQISCSIQLSNKTDSFVAFKVKTTNPKKYCVRPNTGVVLPRSTCDIIVTMQAQKERPPDMQCKDKFLLQSVITSPGATAKDVTPEMFNKEAGHNVEECKLRVVYVAPPGPPSPVREGSEEGSSPRASVSDNGNLSASEISAASRAFVEQPESQDKLTEAALISKLTEEKNSVLQQNNKLQQELELLRRQANRSSTSIPLMYIVVVGVVGIILGYLMKKI; encoded by the exons ATGAATATCGGCGAGCTTCTCGGTATCGAACCACAGGAGCTCCAATTCCCCT ttgaaTTGAGGAAGCAGATCTCGTGCTCTATACAGTTGTCAAATAAGACCGATAGTTTTGTGGCTTTCAAG GTTAAGACTACAAATCCAAAGAAGTATTGTGTTAGACCAAATACTGGAGTTGTTTTGCCCAGGTCTACATGTGATATCATAG TTACAATGCAAGCACAAAAGGAGAGACCTCCGGACATGCAATGcaaagataaatttttacttCAGAGTGTAATCACAAGTCCTGGAGCCACTGCAAAGGATGTAACTCCAGAGATG ttcaaTAAGGAGGCAGGGCATAATGTTGAAGAGTGCAAATTGAGGGTTGTTTATGTGGCTCCACCTGGCCCACCATCACCCGTTCGAGAAGGGTCTGAAGAAGGTTCTTCGCCTAGAGCATCTGTGTCAGACAATGGGAATTTGAGTGCTTCAGAAATTTCAGCT GCTTCAAGAGCTTTTGTTGAGCAACCTGAGTCACAAGATAAATTAACAGAG GCAGCTCTCATTTCAAAGCTGACTGAAGAGAAAAATTCTGTTCTTCAGCAAAATAACAAGCTTCAACAAGAGCTG GAGCTCTTGAGGCGTCAAGCCAACAGAAGCAGCACCAGTATCCCGTTAATGTATATTGTTGTAGTTGGTGTGGTTGGCATCATTTTGGGGTATCTTATGAAGAAGATTTga
- the LOC123223081 gene encoding zinc finger protein ZAT4-like: MEKHACKLCLKSFSNGRALGGHMRSHMLNLPVPPRQREEEEEERANRVSDDTESTSSSDEEEGGGGELEKGVFHGLRENPKRSIRLVDSEFSFALDAGSVVLQDRESETESSKNPTRRRSKRTRKLDYQYHHHERQQRQEQEMVNRFKFNKLSKTESWAEPEPVSSISDTTTEEDVAFCLMMLSRDKWKRKEQQQQRRRHEVQEEEEEEEAEKSMEETDESDQFKSSKQRSRGGKYKCDTCKKVFKSYQALGGHRASHKKIKFYSPTQEPEIDQENAGTSTSVPMVDRKIHECPVCFRVFSSGQALGGHKRTHVTGLVTTTTSTPARSSSKLGENLIDLNLPAPIDDDDINQIELSAVSDAEFVNHIKR; this comes from the coding sequence atggAGAAACATGCGTGTAAACTTTGCTTGAAGAGCTTCTCAAATGGAAGAGCTTTAGGTGGGCACATGAGGTCTCATATGTTGAATCTTCCGGTTCCTCCAAGACAAcgtgaggaagaagaagaagaacggGCGAATCGAGTGAGTGATGATACCGAGTCAACTTCATCGTCAGACgaagaagaaggaggaggaggagaattAGAGAAGGGTGTGTTTCATGGTTTAAGGGAGAACCCGAAGAGAAGCATTCGTTTGGTAGATTCTGAGTTCTCCTTTGCTCTTGATGCAGGGTCTGTTGTTCTTCAAGATAGAGAAAGCGAGACTGAGTCGTCAAAGAACCCAACTCGTAGACGATCCAAGCGGACTCGGAAGTTGGATTATCAGTATCATCATCATGAACGACAACAAAGACAAGAACAAGAGATGGTAAATaggtttaaatttaataaactgAGTAAGACCGAGTCATGGGCTGAGCCTGAACCTGTGAGTTCCATTTCTGACACAACTACAGAAGAAGATGTCGCTTTCTGTCTTATGATGCTTTCAAGAGACaaatggaagagaaaagagcaacaacaacaacgaCGACGACATGAAGTTcaagaggaggaagaagaagaagaagcagaaaagTCAATGGAGGAAACAGATGAATCTGATCAGTTCAAATCTTCAAAACAACGAAGTCGAGGAGGAAAGTACAAGTGTGATACATGTAAAAAGGTATTCAAATCTTATCAAGCTTTAGGTGGGCATCGAGCAAGTCAcaagaagattaaattttacTCTCCGACTCAAGAACCTGAGATAGACCAAGAAAATGCAGGTACTTCTACTTCTGTTCCAATGGTGGATAGAAAGATCCATGAATGTCCTGTTTGTTTCAGAGTTTTTTCATCTGGGCAAGCTCTTGGTGGGCATAAGAGGACTCATGTAACTGGTTTAGTAACAACAACAACTAGTACTCCTGCTAGAAGTTCCTCAAAATTAGGAGAAAATCTGATAGATCTTAATCTTCCTGCTCCAATTGATGACGATGATATCAACCAAATTGAGCTTTCCGCCGTTTCTGATGCTGAATTTGTGAACCACATCAAACGATGA